In Thermotoga sp. Ku-13t, one genomic interval encodes:
- a CDS encoding bifunctional UDP-sugar hydrolase/5'-nucleotidase has product MRRFVIFLLLICVVALFAARLTILHINDTHGHAWPWNETNNPNIGGFAAIATIVEEVRKEVESAGGHVLFLHAGDMNTGVPESDMLDAAPDIVAFNMMKLDAMVLGNHELDKPKQVLARQMKLAKFPMLSANFHDPEGVVKPEPYIVKDFGDVKVAIIGLTTEETAILEPLHLKGATFANCVETAKRLVEELKGKVDIIVVLAHLGWEPGGEGKTTSKQLAQLVDGIDVIVDGHSHTKFETAQVVNNVIVVQAWEWGKYVGRLDLEIENGKIVSHSWRAIPVNLKVYKGKDEQGKDIYEFVDKPYEEHFYVKTVLDYFRELGGERLNTVIGKTRVLLDGERANVRSKSTNLANMICDAMMWKVNADVALMNGGGIRASIRPGDITVRDVLTVLPFGNTLYVLKMTGEQLMKVLEYAATVKEGQGAFLQVGGLTWKSVAGKVVEAKVKGEPIDPSRTYVVVTNNYLAGGGDGYTMLTNLPGYDTGFRLDSVLVEYIQTVLEGEIKDYDSSLRYVRE; this is encoded by the coding sequence GTGAGGAGGTTCGTCATCTTCCTATTGTTGATCTGCGTTGTTGCTTTGTTTGCGGCGAGACTGACGATCCTGCACATCAACGACACGCACGGTCATGCGTGGCCATGGAACGAAACGAACAATCCAAACATCGGAGGATTCGCTGCGATCGCAACGATCGTTGAAGAAGTCAGAAAAGAGGTGGAAAGTGCGGGAGGCCATGTTCTGTTCTTGCACGCTGGGGACATGAACACGGGTGTTCCCGAGTCGGACATGCTCGACGCCGCACCGGACATAGTCGCGTTCAACATGATGAAGCTCGATGCGATGGTGCTGGGGAACCACGAGCTCGACAAACCCAAACAGGTACTCGCACGACAGATGAAACTCGCCAAGTTCCCAATGCTAAGTGCCAACTTCCACGACCCGGAAGGTGTTGTGAAGCCTGAACCGTACATCGTAAAAGATTTTGGCGATGTGAAAGTGGCCATCATTGGTCTAACCACCGAGGAAACTGCGATCCTTGAACCACTGCATCTGAAAGGTGCAACGTTTGCCAACTGCGTCGAAACGGCGAAGAGACTCGTCGAAGAACTGAAGGGCAAAGTGGACATCATAGTGGTTCTGGCACACCTTGGCTGGGAACCCGGAGGGGAAGGAAAGACCACCAGCAAGCAACTCGCTCAACTCGTGGACGGTATCGACGTGATCGTGGATGGTCACAGTCACACGAAGTTCGAAACAGCGCAGGTTGTGAACAACGTCATCGTTGTACAGGCCTGGGAGTGGGGCAAATACGTTGGGAGGCTGGATCTAGAAATTGAGAATGGAAAGATCGTTTCTCACAGCTGGAGAGCGATACCAGTTAACCTGAAAGTGTACAAAGGAAAGGACGAACAGGGTAAGGACATCTACGAGTTCGTCGATAAACCCTACGAAGAACATTTCTACGTCAAAACCGTGCTCGATTATTTCAGAGAACTCGGTGGTGAGCGACTCAACACAGTGATCGGTAAAACACGCGTTCTACTCGATGGAGAACGTGCGAACGTTCGTTCTAAGAGCACGAACCTGGCGAACATGATCTGCGATGCCATGATGTGGAAGGTCAACGCCGACGTTGCGCTCATGAACGGTGGAGGAATAAGGGCTTCGATAAGACCTGGTGACATCACCGTGAGAGACGTCCTGACAGTTTTGCCGTTCGGAAACACGCTCTACGTCTTGAAGATGACGGGAGAACAGCTGATGAAAGTTTTGGAGTACGCCGCGACTGTGAAGGAAGGACAGGGTGCCTTTTTGCAGGTTGGAGGTCTGACGTGGAAAAGCGTTGCTGGCAAGGTCGTCGAAGCTAAGGTGAAGGGCGAACCCATAGACCCCAGCAGGACGTATGTGGTTGTGACGAACAACTACCTCGCCGGTGGCGGTGATGGTTACACCATGCTCACCAACCTGCCCGGTTACGACACCGGTTTCAGACTCGACAGCGTGCTTGTAGAGTACATCCAGACCGTGCTCGAGGGAGAGATAAAAGACTACGATTCGTCGTTGAGGTACGTAAGGGAATGA
- a CDS encoding DUF917 domain-containing protein, producing MVELTLNDVETILLGCAILGTGGGGDLQKGLEIVRSAVRDKIVMMSVDELSDDDLVACPYFVGSVSPRDVNVTQRKVESPVLESFKLLERYVGKKFSAVFPTELGGGNTAVAFEVAARSNVPVLDADPVGRAVPEVQHTSFYLLEIPMTPFTICNYLGDKVIVDEVSCDEQAEEITRAIAVVSGGKVGVTSHPLKGSVVRESIVKGTMSLAWQVGKVRQEALQKGEDPIKAIAKVLDARILFEGVADSDAVWEDKAGFTYGDMFFTGVGIFAGRKFRIWFKNENLIAWLDGQVCLTCPDLIIALRAEDGSPVLNPQLKKGEHVFVLGAAASELWRSQKAIEIFGPRHFGFDFDAVLLKKEEGR from the coding sequence ATGGTCGAACTGACTCTGAACGATGTCGAAACGATCCTTCTCGGCTGTGCGATCTTGGGAACCGGCGGAGGAGGAGACCTACAAAAGGGCCTCGAAATCGTGAGGAGCGCTGTGAGAGACAAAATAGTCATGATGTCAGTCGATGAACTCAGCGACGATGATCTGGTTGCGTGTCCATATTTCGTCGGGTCTGTTTCTCCGCGGGATGTGAACGTAACGCAAAGAAAAGTAGAATCACCGGTACTGGAATCCTTTAAGCTTCTGGAACGCTACGTGGGAAAGAAATTCAGTGCCGTTTTCCCAACCGAGCTCGGTGGGGGAAACACAGCAGTTGCTTTCGAAGTTGCCGCACGTTCGAACGTCCCCGTTCTAGATGCGGACCCTGTTGGAAGAGCGGTCCCCGAGGTTCAGCACACGAGTTTCTACCTGCTCGAAATTCCCATGACACCCTTCACAATCTGTAACTATCTTGGTGACAAGGTGATAGTAGACGAAGTCAGCTGTGACGAACAGGCTGAGGAGATCACCCGAGCCATCGCCGTGGTCAGCGGTGGTAAAGTTGGCGTGACTTCTCATCCATTAAAAGGTTCTGTCGTGAGAGAAAGTATCGTGAAGGGTACGATGAGTCTCGCCTGGCAGGTCGGAAAGGTGAGGCAGGAGGCTCTGCAAAAAGGGGAGGATCCCATAAAAGCCATAGCAAAAGTACTCGATGCCAGGATTTTGTTCGAAGGAGTGGCAGACTCCGACGCTGTATGGGAAGATAAAGCTGGCTTCACGTACGGTGACATGTTTTTCACAGGCGTTGGCATCTTTGCGGGCAGAAAATTCAGGATCTGGTTCAAGAATGAAAATCTGATTGCATGGTTAGACGGACAAGTATGTCTGACGTGTCCGGACCTCATCATCGCACTGAGGGCCGAAGATGGTTCACCCGTTCTGAACCCACAATTGAAGAAGGGAGAACACGTGTTCGTGCTCGGTGCAGCGGCCAGCGAATTGTGGCGGAGCCAGAAGGCAATAGAGATTTTTGGACCCAGGCATTTCGGCTTCGACTTCGATGCCGTACTTTTGAAGAAGGAGGAAGGCAGATGA
- a CDS encoding oligopeptide/dipeptide ABC transporter ATP-binding protein produces the protein MVEVRNLKKYFVLRGKGLCGKKILVRAVDDVTFSVQDGQSIAIVGESGSGKSTLIRCINGLVRPTSGQVFIDGQSVTLLTGREYRKKVARKIQMVFQDPVTSLNPRLKVFDIIVEPVLAQRRMRRSQLADLVNDLLQRVGLDPKLSDRYPGELSGGQCQRVAIARALSVRPKILLLDEPTSSLDVSVQAQILKLLNELRQNLHLSYIFVSHDLGVVRNIAERVLVMYLGKLVEIGPTEEVMNRPIHPYTKLFIESVFYPDPNVEMKKPVALREPDGYTNTGCNFKNRCVYATRDCESYDMNLIEVSPERFASCIRWKEVNSWSN, from the coding sequence GTGGTTGAGGTGAGGAACCTCAAAAAATATTTCGTGCTCCGAGGAAAAGGTCTGTGTGGCAAAAAGATTCTTGTCAGAGCGGTTGATGATGTGACTTTTTCAGTACAGGATGGTCAGAGCATCGCCATCGTGGGAGAATCGGGCAGTGGCAAAAGCACGCTGATTCGGTGTATCAATGGCTTGGTCAGGCCAACCAGCGGACAAGTCTTCATAGATGGTCAATCTGTCACGCTCCTCACAGGGAGAGAATACAGAAAAAAAGTTGCGAGGAAGATTCAGATGGTCTTTCAGGACCCTGTAACATCTCTGAATCCGCGACTCAAGGTTTTTGACATCATCGTCGAACCCGTACTTGCACAGCGGAGGATGCGCAGATCGCAGCTGGCAGATCTTGTCAACGATCTTCTCCAAAGGGTCGGGCTGGATCCCAAACTTTCTGACAGATACCCCGGAGAACTCAGTGGTGGTCAATGCCAGAGGGTGGCCATAGCGAGGGCACTCTCTGTACGACCGAAGATCCTCCTCTTGGACGAACCCACTTCCTCTCTGGACGTCTCTGTGCAGGCGCAGATCCTGAAGCTTTTAAACGAGTTGCGACAGAATTTGCACCTGAGTTACATATTCGTCAGTCACGATCTGGGAGTGGTGCGGAACATTGCAGAAAGGGTCCTGGTCATGTATCTGGGAAAACTGGTTGAAATCGGTCCAACGGAAGAAGTCATGAACCGTCCCATTCATCCTTACACAAAACTCTTTATCGAATCTGTATTCTATCCGGACCCAAACGTTGAAATGAAAAAACCTGTCGCCCTGAGGGAACCTGATGGATACACCAATACTGGCTGCAATTTCAAAAACAGATGTGTCTATGCCACCCGGGACTGTGAGAGTTACGATATGAATCTTATCGAAGTTTCACCAGAAAGGTTCGCATCGTGCATCAGATGGAAGGAGGTAAATTCATGGTCGAACTGA
- a CDS encoding ABC transporter ATP-binding protein yields MKELVRFENYSLSFKTLYGKVRALRNVSLTIQSGEIVALVGETGCGKTVTGLSIIGLLPENAVYSGTIFFKGMKIDRETVKSIRGKEVAVVFQDPSSSLNPLYTVEQQLVDVLMSRWNMTKNEAKQKIPELLKQVQLLDVDRVLRAYPHELSGGMRQRIMIAMALACEPSLLIADEPTTALDVTVQRQILYLLWELQRTKKFSVLFITHDLGIVAQLADRIVVMYAGSVVEIAPKKLLFTNPLHPYTVGLLNCVLDPRRKKLPEPIPGSLPSLTEISSECAFRERCGHAFDECSISTPNLVEAEPNHFVFCHRWREQRG; encoded by the coding sequence TTGAAAGAGCTGGTCAGGTTTGAAAACTATTCTTTGAGTTTCAAAACGCTTTATGGAAAGGTCAGGGCGCTGAGGAACGTGTCTCTGACTATCCAGAGTGGCGAGATCGTCGCTCTCGTTGGCGAAACCGGCTGTGGTAAGACGGTGACAGGCCTTTCCATCATAGGACTTCTACCTGAAAATGCTGTGTACAGTGGCACGATATTCTTCAAGGGGATGAAAATCGATCGAGAGACCGTCAAAAGCATACGCGGCAAGGAAGTGGCGGTTGTGTTCCAGGATCCTTCGTCTTCATTGAACCCATTGTACACAGTTGAGCAGCAACTTGTCGACGTGTTGATGAGCAGATGGAATATGACCAAAAACGAAGCAAAGCAGAAAATACCTGAACTGCTCAAGCAGGTTCAACTCCTCGATGTGGACAGGGTGCTTCGAGCCTATCCACACGAACTTTCCGGAGGCATGAGACAGCGCATCATGATAGCCATGGCGCTGGCCTGCGAGCCGAGCTTACTCATAGCAGATGAACCGACCACAGCACTCGACGTCACTGTCCAGCGGCAGATCCTCTATCTGCTCTGGGAATTGCAACGAACGAAGAAATTCTCAGTTCTTTTCATCACACACGATCTCGGCATCGTTGCCCAGCTTGCCGATAGGATCGTGGTGATGTACGCGGGAAGTGTTGTTGAAATTGCACCGAAGAAGTTACTGTTCACGAATCCGTTGCACCCGTACACAGTTGGCCTGCTGAATTGCGTACTGGATCCCCGACGGAAAAAGCTTCCGGAGCCTATTCCTGGTTCTTTACCGTCGCTCACTGAAATCTCCAGTGAATGTGCTTTCCGGGAGAGATGTGGACACGCGTTCGATGAGTGCAGCATCTCGACACCCAACTTGGTGGAGGCGGAACCAAACCATTTCGTTTTCTGTCACCGCTGGAGGGAACAACGTGGTTGA
- the nikC gene encoding nickel transporter permease has product MSLKLLKLAFKNTFARFSLLIVLIFVAMALTAPWIVPYKEQALGEPNMAERLQPPSLRHPFGTDHMGRDILSRVMYGSRTSLVIAVLVVFLSALIGVPIGLISAYFGGFVDNILMRFTDIFLSFPPLLLALLIASTLGKGLFNAILALVVTWWPWYARLVRSQALSIKTFAYVEAAKAAGVSSAKIMFRHILPGCIAPLAVQCTMDMGSAILEAAALSFLGLGVQPPKADWGLMISEGKAYFLNYWWVPTFPGLFVLLLVVSFNLLGDVLRELIDPRLRRRMLV; this is encoded by the coding sequence TTGAGTCTGAAGCTTCTGAAGCTTGCGTTTAAAAATACATTCGCCAGATTCAGTCTCCTGATCGTTCTGATTTTCGTCGCGATGGCTCTGACAGCTCCGTGGATAGTTCCCTACAAGGAGCAGGCACTCGGTGAACCGAACATGGCTGAACGTCTGCAACCACCGAGTTTGAGACACCCTTTCGGTACCGACCACATGGGTCGAGACATTCTGAGTCGCGTAATGTATGGCTCAAGGACGTCACTCGTGATAGCAGTCCTGGTCGTGTTCCTTTCAGCTTTGATAGGTGTCCCCATTGGCCTGATCTCGGCTTACTTTGGAGGATTCGTGGACAACATTCTGATGCGTTTCACCGATATTTTTCTCTCCTTTCCACCGCTCTTACTGGCGCTCCTGATTGCCTCCACACTCGGTAAGGGTTTGTTCAACGCCATACTTGCATTGGTGGTGACGTGGTGGCCCTGGTACGCCCGCTTGGTGAGATCTCAGGCACTGTCTATAAAGACTTTTGCGTACGTAGAAGCCGCCAAAGCTGCGGGTGTCTCCAGCGCAAAGATCATGTTCAGGCATATACTGCCAGGCTGTATCGCTCCACTCGCAGTTCAGTGCACAATGGACATGGGTAGCGCGATACTCGAAGCGGCAGCACTATCGTTCCTTGGTCTCGGTGTTCAACCCCCGAAAGCTGATTGGGGATTGATGATCAGCGAGGGAAAGGCTTACTTTTTGAACTACTGGTGGGTTCCCACGTTTCCAGGATTGTTCGTACTGTTGCTCGTCGTGTCCTTCAACCTGCTTGGTGACGTACTCAGAGAATTGATAGACCCAAGGCTAAGGAGGAGAATGCTGGTTTGA
- a CDS encoding ABC transporter permease, protein MNLARYIVSRLVWSIFVVLGVVFVVFIVSNVVPSDPAALWVGPKATHSAIQMAREKLKLDKPLLVRFGYFLKDLLRFDFGISIRTHNPVIQDIKTALTATFELLLVAEFLAVALGIPFGVLAAVKRNKWFDNLSRLFAVVGVSLPSFWYGMILQLLFSKWLGVLPLSDRIDTFVSLLHPFHERTGFYLIDTLLAGNYTAFLDVIKHLILPAITLAAYPIGLITRQVRSMMVEVLQENYIRTAFAYAIPERKIYFRYALKNAIAPAMVTVALSFAYTLVGAFLVELIFNWPGLGRYAANAILSMDYPAIVGVTIVTSVCYVFINFLVDVIQAKIDPRIRF, encoded by the coding sequence GTGAACCTCGCACGCTACATCGTTTCGAGGCTGGTTTGGTCGATCTTCGTCGTACTTGGAGTAGTTTTCGTGGTCTTCATAGTTTCGAACGTGGTGCCTTCCGATCCAGCGGCGCTGTGGGTTGGTCCCAAGGCTACCCACAGCGCCATTCAGATGGCGAGGGAAAAACTCAAACTCGACAAGCCTCTACTGGTCAGGTTTGGATACTTCTTGAAGGATCTCTTGCGCTTCGATTTCGGAATATCTATAAGAACGCACAATCCCGTGATTCAGGACATAAAAACCGCTTTGACCGCGACTTTCGAACTTCTCCTCGTCGCGGAATTCCTTGCTGTCGCACTCGGTATACCGTTCGGTGTTCTCGCTGCGGTGAAGAGGAACAAATGGTTCGACAATCTGAGCAGACTGTTCGCCGTCGTCGGAGTGTCTCTGCCGAGCTTCTGGTACGGAATGATCCTTCAACTTCTGTTCTCCAAATGGCTCGGTGTTCTGCCGTTGTCGGACAGGATCGATACGTTCGTTTCGTTGCTCCATCCTTTCCATGAGAGAACGGGATTCTATTTGATCGACACCTTACTCGCCGGAAACTACACTGCTTTCCTCGATGTGATCAAGCATCTCATACTCCCGGCGATAACACTCGCAGCGTATCCAATCGGTCTGATCACCAGGCAGGTGCGATCCATGATGGTCGAAGTCTTGCAAGAGAATTACATAAGAACTGCGTTCGCCTATGCTATTCCAGAAAGAAAAATATATTTTAGATACGCTCTGAAAAATGCGATAGCCCCTGCGATGGTTACGGTTGCACTCTCTTTTGCGTACACACTCGTGGGAGCTTTCCTCGTGGAGCTGATATTCAACTGGCCCGGTTTGGGACGGTACGCAGCGAATGCCATTTTGAGTATGGATTATCCGGCGATCGTCGGTGTAACGATCGTCACCTCGGTGTGCTATGTCTTCATCAATTTCCTCGTTGACGTGATTCAGGCGAAGATCGATCCTAGGATAAGGTTCTGA
- a CDS encoding ABC transporter substrate-binding protein gives MRRFLAFCLVVMTLAIVFSQKQTMVVYAYGSEMITLDPSTEFSNSIIVLNNVYETLTRHVDGKIVPLLATGWSSNEDGTVWTFKLRKGVKFHDGTELTSQAVKFSVERTIRLAGGPAYIWDSVAEIETPDPYTVVFKLKYPANIPLVASAGYGAFIFSPKVAELGDDEAIANWFNAGNDAGTGPYTISKYDPKTQVVLRKFDAYWQGWTDKKFDIAVIQIVPDPSLRMQMVTAGKIHITRNLIYDDLKKLENNPNVYIAQKPSFQVLYLFFNTKKPPLSNPKFRAAVAYAIPYEEIINHVLLGYGLQPAGIIPKGMFGYASHLPALSQDLDKARELLKESGIDPKSVKLVLTYLQSDEGEKKASELIWSSLKKLGIEVELRPMNWEQQWAWARSDPAKAQDMFIMYWWPTVMTPYDFLFSMFHTEQEILFNLSYYYNEEVDKLMDEAVALEGTDPKRAEQLYRMVETILRRDLPAVPLYQINDVYVVHKSVKGFTPNPAYPNVVFFYDLEIAL, from the coding sequence ATGAGAAGGTTCCTTGCCTTTTGCCTCGTCGTGATGACACTCGCGATTGTCTTCAGTCAAAAGCAGACCATGGTCGTTTACGCCTACGGTTCGGAAATGATCACGCTGGATCCCAGCACTGAGTTTTCCAATTCCATAATCGTACTGAACAACGTTTACGAAACACTCACACGCCACGTTGACGGGAAGATCGTTCCGCTGCTCGCCACAGGATGGTCTTCCAACGAAGATGGCACTGTGTGGACGTTCAAACTCAGGAAGGGCGTAAAGTTTCATGATGGCACCGAGCTCACATCACAGGCTGTGAAATTTTCCGTCGAAAGAACTATCAGGCTCGCGGGTGGACCTGCTTACATCTGGGACAGCGTTGCGGAAATTGAAACTCCTGATCCTTACACGGTCGTTTTCAAGCTGAAATATCCCGCGAACATCCCGCTTGTGGCTTCTGCCGGTTATGGGGCTTTCATATTCAGTCCGAAAGTGGCGGAGTTAGGAGATGATGAGGCCATCGCGAACTGGTTCAACGCGGGTAACGATGCAGGGACCGGTCCATACACAATCAGCAAGTACGATCCAAAGACGCAGGTAGTTCTGAGAAAGTTTGACGCCTACTGGCAGGGCTGGACTGACAAGAAATTCGATATAGCAGTCATCCAGATAGTCCCTGATCCTTCTCTCAGGATGCAGATGGTCACTGCCGGAAAAATTCACATCACGCGAAACCTCATATACGACGATCTGAAGAAACTCGAGAACAACCCGAACGTTTATATTGCTCAAAAACCGAGCTTTCAGGTGCTGTATCTGTTCTTCAACACGAAGAAACCGCCTCTGAGTAACCCGAAATTCAGAGCCGCCGTCGCCTACGCGATTCCTTATGAAGAGATCATCAATCACGTTCTGCTGGGTTATGGTCTTCAACCTGCGGGTATCATACCCAAAGGAATGTTCGGTTACGCGAGCCATTTACCCGCTCTGTCCCAGGATCTGGACAAGGCGAGAGAACTCCTCAAAGAGTCAGGCATAGATCCCAAGAGCGTGAAACTGGTGCTGACCTATCTGCAGTCTGATGAGGGGGAAAAGAAGGCGTCGGAGCTGATCTGGTCAAGCCTGAAAAAGCTGGGCATCGAGGTTGAATTGCGCCCGATGAACTGGGAACAACAATGGGCCTGGGCGAGGAGCGATCCAGCGAAAGCACAGGACATGTTCATCATGTACTGGTGGCCAACGGTCATGACACCCTACGATTTTCTGTTCAGCATGTTCCACACTGAACAAGAAATATTGTTCAACCTGTCCTATTACTACAACGAGGAAGTCGACAAACTCATGGACGAAGCCGTTGCTCTGGAAGGCACCGATCCGAAACGTGCCGAACAACTCTACAGGATGGTCGAAACGATCCTTCGCAGAGACCTTCCTGCGGTTCCGCTGTATCAGATCAACGATGTTTACGTTGTTCACAAGTCGGTGAAGGGATTCACGCCGAACCCAGCTTACCCGAACGTCGTGTTCTTTTACGATCTTGAAATTGCGTTGTGA
- a CDS encoding aminopeptidase — MRFDLSRPATKLVREILRVRNDEEVVISYDTLSHLPVIEAVASEVVRAGAKPLLLCVAAPRGVGKAADPELPLKSLSAALQNADVWVEFNERWLLYSSAFEAAIKNRNLRYMCLVGMDEAMFARTLNIELEKLGRFMRTLSEILKNTREVRIQNPSGTDVTFRNHPERPIISDHGDAGKPGIHMLPGQMSWTPIENSIDGTIVFDGSIVPPIGILKEPVALTIRAGRIIEITGGKEARRFESWLRSFGHEDMFKLAHISLGLNPGAVLSGNILEDERVWGCSEWGIGYTSEDLVPDRTELDQAPSHCDGVCLNSTIVVDGRIIFKEGNLVDEQLLKIIS; from the coding sequence ATGAGGTTCGACCTGTCCAGGCCCGCAACAAAACTAGTTCGTGAGATACTGAGAGTGAGAAACGATGAAGAAGTCGTGATCAGTTACGATACACTTTCACACCTTCCAGTGATCGAAGCAGTTGCAAGTGAGGTTGTTAGAGCCGGTGCAAAGCCACTCTTGTTGTGCGTGGCAGCCCCGAGGGGAGTGGGCAAAGCCGCAGATCCTGAATTACCTTTGAAATCTCTGAGTGCAGCGCTCCAGAACGCCGATGTGTGGGTCGAGTTCAATGAGCGATGGTTGCTGTATTCTTCGGCCTTTGAAGCCGCGATCAAGAACCGGAATCTGAGGTACATGTGCCTCGTTGGAATGGACGAAGCGATGTTTGCTCGAACACTGAACATAGAACTCGAGAAACTGGGCAGGTTCATGAGAACTCTCTCAGAGATTTTGAAGAATACAAGAGAAGTTAGGATACAGAACCCATCTGGTACTGATGTGACGTTCAGGAACCATCCTGAACGGCCGATCATCAGCGATCATGGGGACGCTGGTAAACCTGGTATCCACATGCTCCCTGGCCAGATGAGCTGGACCCCGATCGAAAATTCGATCGACGGCACAATAGTGTTCGACGGCTCGATCGTTCCACCCATCGGGATACTGAAAGAACCCGTAGCCCTGACGATCAGGGCAGGTAGAATCATCGAGATAACGGGCGGCAAGGAGGCTCGACGTTTCGAATCCTGGTTGAGATCCTTCGGACATGAAGATATGTTCAAACTCGCACATATCTCACTCGGGTTGAACCCTGGAGCCGTACTGAGTGGGAACATTCTGGAAGACGAACGTGTCTGGGGCTGCAGTGAATGGGGCATAGGTTACACGAGTGAGGACCTCGTTCCCGATCGAACAGAGCTCGATCAGGCGCCTTCGCACTGTGACGGTGTGTGCCTGAACTCTACGATCGTCGTGGATGGGAGGATCATCTTCAAAGAAGGTAACTTGGTAGATGAACAGCTGTTGAAGATCATCAGTTGA